In Cellulomonas sp. Y8, the genomic stretch CGGGGCTCCTTCTCGGGGCACGGGTCGACGAGCCGGGGCGGCGGCGGGGGCGCCGCGCGCGGTGCTCGGGGGTCAGGCGGCAGGCAGGGGGGAGGTCGTGCTCGGCGCCGGCGCGGCGGGGCGCGCGGGCGGGCGGCGGAAGGCGGTCCGCACGAAGAACGTCATGGTCGGGACCACGTAGGCGGTCCACGCGATCGCCTGGAGCCAGGTGGTCGCGGGCGTGAAGTTCAGGACGCCCTTGAGGAGCGTGCCGTACCAGCTGGTCGGCGGGACGGCGGCCGAGACGTCGAACGCCAGGCTGTGCAGGCCGGGCAGGATGCCGGCCTCCTGCAGGTCGTGGACGCCGTACGACAGCACCCCGGCGGCGACGAGCACGAGGAACGCGCCGGTCCACGCGAAGAACTTCTGCAGGTCCAGCCGCATGACGCCGCGGTAGAGCGCCCACGCGACGAGCACCGCGGTGGCGAGGCCGAGCGCGGCGCCCAGCAGGGGGGCGCCGGTGCCGCCGCGGGCGCCGGTGCTCGCGGTCGCCTGGGCGCTCGCCCACAGGAACAGCGCGGTCTCCAGGCCCTCGCGGCCGACGGCGAGGCAGGCCATCACGACGACGGCCCGGCGGCCGGCCGCGGCGGCGTCGTCCAGCCGGTGCTGCAGGTCGCCCTTGAGGTGCCGGGCGGTGCGCGCCATCCAGAAGATCATCCAGGTCACGAGCCCGACGGCGACGATCGACAGCGAGCCGCCGATCGCCTCCTGCGCGGTGAACGACAGCCCCTGCGGCCCGAAGGTCAGCAGCGCGCCGAACCCGAGGGACACCGCGACGGCCACGCCCACCCCGGCCCACAGCGCGGGCAGCAGGTCGCGGCGCGCGGTGCGCACCAGGTAGGCGATGAGGATGCTGACGACGAGGGCGGCCTCGAGGCCCTCACGCAGGCCGATCAGGTAGTTCGCGACCATCGGGCGGCTCCGACGCGGGTGGTGGTGGACGGCACGGGGGTGCCCCGCCGGCGGGGCGCCGCGAGGGGCTCCGCCGGTAAGGCGAGGCGAACCTTACTCGCGCCGCCGGGTGCCGCGGAACACCGTCCCGGGCGGCGATCGCGCGGCGCGGGGGTCCCGGCGGAAGTCGTCGCACGTCATCGGGGCAAATCGGGACTTTCGTCCCTGCGGGTCGGCCGGGGTCGCGTGGCCCGGTGCTGCCGCGGCGGTGCGCGCGCACGAACGGCTCACGCCGGGCCCCGGTGTCACCGCAAGGAGCCCCGCCGCCCGCCGGTGCCGCCGCCGTCGGCACGCAATCGGTGCCCCCGGCCCCCTGAATGGCTTTTCCGTCTCCCCGAACCGCATTTCGGCCGCGGGTGCCCGGAATGCCGCCGCGCGCAACGAAACCGCAGGTCAGGACCGGTTTTGCGCTGGCCGGAGCGCTCCGGTTGAAATGGTTGTCACCTGTCCGGTGATCGATTCAGCAGCAGCAGGAGGTGCAGTGCTCTCTCGTCCCGGGGCGACGTCCCTCCTGCCGTTCGAGGCGGACCCCACCACGCTCGGCCTCGTGCTCGCGGCGGCGGGCGTGCTCGCCGCCCTCGCGCTCCTGGTGCTGCTCCGGACGCGCCGTCGCCGGGCGGCCCGTCGCCGCGCCGCCGCCGGCGACGCCACCGTGCCGGACCCGGCGACCGCCGCGCCGGGGCCGGCACCCGCCGGGTCGGGGGTCGCCCCCGAGGCCCCCGGCCCGGACCGGGTCGTGCCCGCGTTCGTCCCGACGCCCGCGGCGGGGGTGCTCCTCGCCGGCGGCCCGCCGCCCTTGGACCCGTCGGCGCACCCGGCCACGCCGCCCGCGGACCCGCTCGCCGCGTCCTCGGCGGCGTTCGCCGTCGCCGCCCGCCGCGACATCTCCCTGCTCAACCGGCAGCTCCAGGCGCTCGACGAGCTCGAGCAGACCGAGACCGACCCCGACACGCTGCAGCAGCTGTTCCTGCTCGACAACCTCACGATGCGGCTGCGCCGGGGCGCGGAGTCGCTGCTGGTGCTCGCCGGGAGCCCGCCCGGCCGCCGGGTGCGGGACGCCACCCCGGTCTCGGACGTCGTCCGCACGGCCAGCGCGCAGATCGAGGCCTACGAGCGCGTCCGGGTCGACCTCACGGACGACCCGCCCCTGGCGGCGGTGCACGTCGTCCCGGTCGCGCACCTGCTCGCCGAGCTGCTCGAGAACGCCACGGTGTTCTCGCCCCCGGACACCGTGGTCGACGTCGTCGGGCTGTGCGACCCCGAGGCGATGCACGTCACCGTCCGCGACAGCGGGCTGGGCATGACCGCGGCGGAGCTCGACCGCGCGCACGCCGCCCTCGGGTCGCGGGCCGGCGTCACCGCGGCGACCGACCGGCTCGGCCTCGTGGTGGTCGGCCGCCTCGCGGACCGGCTCGGCATCGGCGTGACGCTCGCGCCGCGCCCCGACGGGCAGGGCACCGAGGTGACGCTCCGGCTGGCCCGCGAGCTGTTCGACGTCGCCGGCCCCGACGACGAGGGCGACGCGCCCGTCGACAGCGCGCCGGTGCTGCCCGAGCCCGTCCTGCTGCCGCCGGTGCTGGACCCGGACACGCTGGCGCCGGTCGCCGGCGGCGACGGGCCCGGCGGGCCGGTGCCGGCCGCGGCGCCGTACGTCCCGGAGCGCACGGTCCTCGACGAGCCGGGCCGGCCCGCCGGCGTCCCCGGCCCGCGCCGCAGCGCGAGGTCGCGGGCGCACGCGGCCGACGGGCCGCCCGGCGCACCGGTGGGGACGTCGCCCGAGCACGCCGCGCTGCCGTCGTTCGACGCGATCCTCGCCGGGACCCCGGTCGGGGGCGTCCCGGGCGGACCCGGAGCGCCCGCCACGTCGCCCGCACCGGACCTGCCGGCGGACCCGCCGGTCTACGGGTTCGTGCAGCACCACCCCGAGGTGCCGCACGCCCCGGGCTCGCGCCGGCACGCCGCGCGCGCCGCCACCCAGCCGGTCGCGGTCGCGGCGCACCCCGCGACCCCGGTCGCCGCCCCGGCGCCGCCGACCCCCGCCGCCGGCGTCCCCGGGCCGACCGGCGCCGCCCCCGTCGCGGCCGGGCGCACGTTCCTGCCCCAGGAGCCCGCCGACGCGCCGTCCTGGTCGCCGCAGGGCGGGCCTGCCGCGCCGGGGTGGACCGGCGAGCAGTCGCCCCTCGCGGAGCGCGCGTCCCTCCAGCAGCAGGCGCTCGCCGCGCTCAGCTCGATGTCGTCCTACCGGCCCCAGGTCGCCGAGGCGGGCGCCCCGACGCTCACCCGGCGGCTGCCCGCGGCCGTCGACGCCGCCTCCGACCCGGCGGAGGAGGCGATCGTGCGCGACGCCGAGGCCCTGCGCGCCCGCCTGACGGCGTTCCGCGCCGCGACCCGGCGGGCCCGCGAGGACGGCGCCGCCGACCCGGTCCACCGCGCCACCCCGACCGCCACCCCGACAGCCACCCCGACCCCCGCCCCGACCCCGTTCGCCGAGGAGATGCGATGACCGACCCGACACCGCGCCGGCGGGAGTTCGTCTGGCTCCTCGACGAGTTCGTGCGCTCCACGCCCGGGACGACGTTCGCCCTCGTCGTGTCCGCCGACGGCCTCCTGATGACCATGTCGCAGGGGGTCGACCGGACCCGCGGCGACCAGCTCGCGGCGATCGTCTCCGGCATCTCCAGCCTGACCCGGGGCGCGGCGCGCGAGCTGGGCGGCCGCCAGGTCGCGCAGTGCGTCGTGGAGCTGGACTCCGGCTT encodes the following:
- a CDS encoding roadblock/LC7 domain-containing protein; translated protein: MTDPTPRRREFVWLLDEFVRSTPGTTFALVVSADGLLMTMSQGVDRTRGDQLAAIVSGISSLTRGAARELGGRQVAQCVVELDSGFLVLMHVSGGSVLAVAADTTCDVGVVGYEMAMLASRAQTTLTPQLVSDLRRELPVDSPARTEA
- a CDS encoding ATP-binding protein, whose protein sequence is MLSRPGATSLLPFEADPTTLGLVLAAAGVLAALALLVLLRTRRRRAARRRAAAGDATVPDPATAAPGPAPAGSGVAPEAPGPDRVVPAFVPTPAAGVLLAGGPPPLDPSAHPATPPADPLAASSAAFAVAARRDISLLNRQLQALDELEQTETDPDTLQQLFLLDNLTMRLRRGAESLLVLAGSPPGRRVRDATPVSDVVRTASAQIEAYERVRVDLTDDPPLAAVHVVPVAHLLAELLENATVFSPPDTVVDVVGLCDPEAMHVTVRDSGLGMTAAELDRAHAALGSRAGVTAATDRLGLVVVGRLADRLGIGVTLAPRPDGQGTEVTLRLARELFDVAGPDDEGDAPVDSAPVLPEPVLLPPVLDPDTLAPVAGGDGPGGPVPAAAPYVPERTVLDEPGRPAGVPGPRRSARSRAHAADGPPGAPVGTSPEHAALPSFDAILAGTPVGGVPGGPGAPATSPAPDLPADPPVYGFVQHHPEVPHAPGSRRHAARAATQPVAVAAHPATPVAAPAPPTPAAGVPGPTGAAPVAAGRTFLPQEPADAPSWSPQGGPAAPGWTGEQSPLAERASLQQQALAALSSMSSYRPQVAEAGAPTLTRRLPAAVDAASDPAEEAIVRDAEALRARLTAFRAATRRAREDGAADPVHRATPTATPTATPTPAPTPFAEEMR
- the efeU gene encoding iron uptake transporter permease EfeU, whose protein sequence is MVANYLIGLREGLEAALVVSILIAYLVRTARRDLLPALWAGVGVAVAVSLGFGALLTFGPQGLSFTAQEAIGGSLSIVAVGLVTWMIFWMARTARHLKGDLQHRLDDAAAAGRRAVVVMACLAVGREGLETALFLWASAQATASTGARGGTGAPLLGAALGLATAVLVAWALYRGVMRLDLQKFFAWTGAFLVLVAAGVLSYGVHDLQEAGILPGLHSLAFDVSAAVPPTSWYGTLLKGVLNFTPATTWLQAIAWTAYVVPTMTFFVRTAFRRPPARPAAPAPSTTSPLPAA